One genomic window of Mus caroli chromosome 12, CAROLI_EIJ_v1.1, whole genome shotgun sequence includes the following:
- the Kcnf1 gene encoding potassium voltage-gated channel subfamily F member 1, protein MEPGLASEPAGSMDASAEQSLPEPGSQDSVAGEDIEIVVNVGGVRQVLYGDLLSQYPETRLAELINCLAGGYDTIFSLCDDYDPGKREFYFDRDPDAFKCVIEVYYFGEVHMKKGICPICFKNEMDFWKVDLKFLDDCCKSHLSEKREELEEIARRVQLILDDLGVDAAEGRWRRCQKCVWKFLEKPESSCPARVVAVLSFLLILVSSVVMCMGTIPELQVVDSEGNRVEHPTLENVETACIGWFTLEYLLRLFSSPNKLHFALSFMNIVDVLAILPFYVSLTLTHLGARMMELTNVQQAVQALRIMRIARIFKLARHSSGLQTLTYALKRSFKELGLLLMYLAVGIFVFSALGYTMEQSHPETLFKSIPQSFWWAIITMTTVGYGDIYPKTTLGKLNAAISFLCGVIAIALPIHPIINNFVRYYNKQRVLETAAKHELELMELNSSSAEGKPGGSRSDLDTLPPEPAAREGPSWGSRLKLSHSDTFIPLLTEEKHHRTRLQSCK, encoded by the coding sequence ATGGAACCGGGACTTGCAAGCGAACCCGCGGGGAGCATGGACGCATCTGCCGAGCAAAGCCTCCCGGAGCCAGGCAGCCAGGACTCCGTGGCAGGCGAAGACATTGAGATCGTGGTAAATGTGGGGGGCGTGCGGCAGGTGCTCTACGGAGACCTGCTCAGCCAGTACCCCGAGACCCGGTTGGCAGAGCTCATCAACTGTTTGGCGGGGGGCTACGACACCATCTTCTCTCTGTGCGACGATTACGATCCGGGCAAGCGCGAATTCTACTTTGACCGGGACCCAGACGCGTTCAAGTGTGTCATTGAGGTATACTATTTCGGGGAGGTCCACATGAAGAAGGGCATTTGCCCCATCTGCTTCAAGAACGAGATGGACTTCTGGAAGGTGGACCTCAAATTCCTGGATGACTGTTGCAAGAGCCATCTGAGCGAGAAGCGCGAGGAGCTGGAGGAGATCGCGCGCAGGGTGCAGCTCATCTTGGACGACCTGGGTGTAGACGCTGCTGAGGGCCGCTGGCGCCGCTGCCAGAAGTGTGTCTGGAAGTTCCTAGAGAAGCCGGAGTCTTCGTGCCCTGCGCGGGTGGTGGCGGTTCTATCCTTCCTGCTCATCCTTGTCTCCTCCGTGGTCATGTGCATGGGTACCATACCCGAGCTGCAAGTGGTGGACTCCGAAGGCAACCGCGTGGAACACCCAACGCTGGAGAACGTAGAGACGGCTTGCATCGGCTGGTTCACTCTGGAGTACCTGCTGCGCCTCTTCTCATCGCCCAACAAGCTTCACTTTGCCCTGTCCTTCATGAACATCGTGGATGTGCTGGCCATTCTCCCCTTCTATGTGAGCCTCACACTCACGCACCTGGGCGCAAGAATGATGGAGCTGACCAACGTGCAGCAGGCAGTGCAGGCCCTGAGGATCATGCGCATCGCACGCATCTTCAAGCTGGCCCGCCACTCCTCCGGCCTGCAGACCCTCACCTACGCTCTCAAGCGCAGTTTCAAGGAACTGGGGCTATTGCTTATGTATCTGGCCGTGGGCATCTTCGTCTTTTCCGCACTGGGCTACACCATGGAGCAGAGTCATCCTGAAACTCTGTTCAAGAGCATCCCCCAGTCCTTCTGGTGGGCTATCATCACCATGACCACAGTGGGCTATGGTGACATCTACCCGAAGACCACTCTGGGCAAGCTCAACGCGGCCATCAGCTTCTTGTGTGGGGTAATTGCCATTGCCCTGCCCATTCACCCCATCATTAACAACTTTGTCAGGTACTACAACAAACAACGTGTCCTGGAGACGGCAGCCAAGCATGAGCTGGAGCTGATGGAGCTCAACTCCAGCAGTGCAGAAGGCAAGCCCGGGGGTTCTCGCAGCGACCTGGACACCCTGCCCCCAGAGCCTGCTGCCAGGGAGGGGCCAAGCTGGGGTAGCCGGCTGAAGCTCTCACACAGCGATACCTTCATTCCCCTGCTGACAGAGGAGAAGCATCATAGGACCCGCCTACAGAGCTGCAAGTGA